The Deinococcus puniceus genome segment ATTTGACATTTCTGTAGAAGAGCGACTAGCATTGCGTCTGGAACGGCAAAAACACGCCGGGTTGTCTGGCGGGTGTTGTCATTTATCCCAATTCACATTACGGAGGACTACCCATGCTTAAACCTTTGGGCGATCGTGTGCTGGTTGAAATTGTTGAAGACACCGAAACGAAGACTGCGGGCGGCTTGTACGTGCCTGACAGCGCCAAAGAAAAGAGCCAGCGCGGGCGCGTCGTCGCTGTCGGCAACGGCAAAGTGCTGGAGAACGGAACCCGGATGGCCGTTGAGGTCAACGTGGGCGACGTCGTGTACTTCGCCAAGTACGGCGGCACCGAAGTGACGTTGGAAGGCAAGAACTACAGCCTGCTGGCCGAACGCGACATCCTCGCCATCGTTGAGTAAAGGCTGAACTAGGCTGCCATCACTGGTAGGCCTGCCCTTGCCACTCACGAGTAAACACTTCCCACTTCATTTTTAGGAGAACCATCATGGCTAAACAGCTTGTATTTGATGAAACTGCCCGCCGCGCCCTCGAACGAGGCGTGAACGCTGTCGCGAACGCCGTTAAAGTGACCCTTGGCCCCCGTGGCCGCAACGTGGTCATCGAAAAGAAATTTGGTAGCCCCACGATTACCAAAGACGGCGTGACCGTTGCCAAAGAAATCGAGTTGGAAGACAAGCTGGAGAACATCGGCGCACAGCTGCTGAAAGAAGTGGCGAG includes the following:
- the groES gene encoding co-chaperone GroES, which encodes MLKPLGDRVLVEIVEDTETKTAGGLYVPDSAKEKSQRGRVVAVGNGKVLENGTRMAVEVNVGDVVYFAKYGGTEVTLEGKNYSLLAERDILAIVE